In Lysinibacillus sp. 2017, the DNA window TAATAACAAGTGAATCAAGAATGAACGCCCAAAAACGCATCCAAAAGCCCGCAGTTTTTAAATGTATCGAAGGGTGCTCTACAGTCGGTATCATCTCAAATGTTTCGATTCCCTCAGTCATCGCGATCCCTCCCCTTAATGTTCACCGTATAAGTACATCATACGTGGTGAATTTGTTGAAGAAATAATTTTTGATAAGTATTGTGATTCAGCTGATGGACTAAAGAAAGAACCAATTTTAACGCCTAATAATGACGCCCAGCTATCTGTATCTACTGTGTACTCAAAAAATCCCGCTTTTTCTAAGCCATGATCTTCACGTAATGTACGAAGCGTAGCTGCCTCATTACCAATTTCATCTACTAATCCTGCTTTTAATGCTTGTGAACCGCCTAAAATTCGACCGTCAGCAACTTTTTTCACATCCGCTTCTGTCATACCTCGGCCTGCTTCGATAATATTAACGAATTCTTCATACGATTCGTCAATCATTTCTTGCAACATTGCTAACTCTTCTGGTGTTGATGGACGTGCACCACCGAACATATCTTTATGCTCCCCTGATTTAATCGTCTCATATTCAACACCAATTTTTTCAGCCAATTTACTGTAATTGATCGATTGCATAATAACACCAATCGAACCTGTAATGGTTTCACGCTGGGCAAAAATTTTATCTGCAGGTGCTGAAATATAATACCCACCAGAAGCGGCCATTGAGCCCATCGAAACATAAATTGGAATTTGTTTCTCATCTTTAATTTTCAGTAATTTTTCATGAATTTCTGCTGATTCAATAACACCACCACCTGGTGAATTTACCGATAATAATACGGCTTTAACTGAATCATCCTCTAGTACGGCATCTAATTGATCTAAAAAAGCTTGGTGATTATAGTCGACTGTTTGCCAAATACTTGGTTCACTTACATCTTGAATGACACCATTCACCGTTAAGTGAGCAATTCGTTTGTCGAAATCGCCTGGTTCAATAACCTTCTCATAGACAATATCCTTTGTCCCCATAATGCTATCAAAACTACTAAAAAAATCTGTTTTAAATATGGTAATAATCGTATTAATCCCGATTGAGAAAAATAATAATACTGCTGCAATAATAAGTGCTACTATTCGTTTTGTATTCAT includes these proteins:
- the sppA gene encoding signal peptide peptidase SppA; this translates as MNTKRIVALIIAAVLLFFSIGINTIITIFKTDFFSSFDSIMGTKDIVYEKVIEPGDFDKRIAHLTVNGVIQDVSEPSIWQTVDYNHQAFLDQLDAVLEDDSVKAVLLSVNSPGGGVIESAEIHEKLLKIKDEKQIPIYVSMGSMAASGGYYISAPADKIFAQRETITGSIGVIMQSINYSKLAEKIGVEYETIKSGEHKDMFGGARPSTPEELAMLQEMIDESYEEFVNIIEAGRGMTEADVKKVADGRILGGSQALKAGLVDEIGNEAATLRTLREDHGLEKAGFFEYTVDTDSWASLLGVKIGSFFSPSAESQYLSKIISSTNSPRMMYLYGEH